Proteins encoded in a region of the Triticum dicoccoides isolate Atlit2015 ecotype Zavitan chromosome 3A, WEW_v2.0, whole genome shotgun sequence genome:
- the LOC119268465 gene encoding cinnamoyl-CoA reductase-like SNL6 — protein sequence MGVLRSTQSMQAEVEEMRAALFHGGGWRPSAGDSDVKRAAGGDEGAAGPRTVCVTGGISFVGFAIVDRLLRHGYTVRLALETQEDLDKLREMEMFGEDGRDGVWTVMANVMEPDSLHRAFDGCTGVFHTSAFVDPGGMSGYTKHMASLEAQAAERVIQACVRTESVRKCVFTSSLLACVWRQNHPHERRGPTIVDENCWSDESFCRNNKLWFALGKTAAEKAAWRAARGRDLKLVTVCPALVTGPGFRRRNSTASIAYLKGSGVMLADGVLATANVATVAEAHVRVYEAMGDNTAGGRYICYDHVIQRAEEFAELERQLGIPSRTAAAQSVDDDDRPARFELCKGKLGRLMASRRRCTYDDYYRPVTFQ from the exons ATGGGCGTCCTACGGAGCACGCAGAGCATGCAGGCGGAGGTGGAGGAGATGCGCGCCGCGCTCTTCCACGGGGGCGGCTGGCGCCCCTCGGCCGGCGACAGCGACGTCAAGCGCGCGGCCGGCGGCGACGAAGGCGCGGCCGGCCCGCGCACCGTGTGCGTCACCGGCGGCATATCCTTCGTCGGCTTCGCCATCGTCGACCGCCTCCTCCGCCACGGATACACCGTGCGCCTCGCCCTCGAGACACAAG AGGACCTGGACAAGCTGAGGGAGATGGAGATGTTCGGGGAGGACGGCCGGGACGGGGTGTGGACGGTGATGGCGAATGTGATGGAACCCGACAGCCTGCACCGGGCGTTCGACGGCTGCACCGGCGTGTTCCACACCTCGGCGTTCGTTGATCCCGGGGGCATGTCCGGCTACACG AAACATATGGCTAGCTTGGAAGCCCAAGCAGCGGAGCGGGTGATCCAAGCGTGCGTGAGGACGGAATCCGTCAGGAAGTGCGTCTTCACCTCGTCCTTGCTGGCCTGCGTGTGGAGGCAGAACCACCCGCATGAAAGACGGGGCCCGACCATCGTCGACGAGAACTGCTGGAGCGACGAGAGCTTCTGCCGCAACAACAAG CTATGGTTTGCACTCGGCAAGACGGCGGCAGAGAAGGCGGCCTGGAGGGCGGCCCGTGGGAGAGACCTGAAGCTCGTCACCGTCTGCCCTGCGCTGGTCACGGGGCCGGGGTTTCGCCGCCGCAACTCCACCGCCTCCATCGCGTACCTCAAGGGATCTGGTGTCATGCTCGCGGATGGCGTCCTGGCGACGGCGAACGTGGCGACGGTGGCCGAGGCCCACGTCCGGGTGTACGAGGCGATGGGTGACAACACGGCCGGCGGCAGGTACATCTGCTACGACCATGTGATCCAGAGAGCCGAGGAGTTCGCCGAGCTGGAGCGGCAGCTGGGGATCCCGAGCAGGACGGCGGCAGCGCAGAGCGTCGACGACGACGACCGTCCGGCGAGGTTCGAGCTCTGCAAAGGGAAGCTGGGGAGGCTCATGGCTTCGAGGAGGAGGTGCACGTACGATGACTATTACCGCCCTGTCACGTTCCAATAG